Proteins encoded by one window of Anas platyrhynchos isolate ZD024472 breed Pekin duck chromosome 14, IASCAAS_PekinDuck_T2T, whole genome shotgun sequence:
- the CAMK2A gene encoding calcium/calmodulin-dependent protein kinase type II subunit alpha isoform X3: MATITCNRFTEEYQLFEELGKGAFSIVRRCVKVLAGQEYAAKIINTKKLSARDHQKLEREARICRLLKHPNIVRLHDSISEEGHHYLIFDLVTGGELFEDIVAREYYSEADASHCIQQILEAVLHCHQMGVVHRDLKPENLLLASKLKGAAVKLADFGLAIEVEGDQQAWFGFAGTPGYLSPEVLRKDPYGKAVDLWACGVILYILLVGYPPFWDEDQHRLYQQIKAGAYDFPSPEWDTVTPEAKDLINKMLTINPSKRITAAEALKHPWISHRATVASCMHRQETVDCLKKFNARRKLKGAILTTMLATRNFSGGKSGGNKKNDGVKESSESTNTTIEDEDTKVRKQEIIKVTEQLIEAISNGDFESYTKMCDPGMTAFEPEALGNLVEGLDFHRFYFENLWSRNSKPVHTTILNPHIHLMGDESACIAYIRITQYVDAGGIPRTAQSEETRIWHRRDGKWQIVHFHRSGAPSVLPH, encoded by the exons ATGGCCACCATCACCTGCAACCGCTTCACCGAGGAGTACCAGCTCTTTGAGGAACTGGGCAA GGGCGCTTTCTCCATCGTCCGGAGATGCGTGAAGGTGTTGGCAGGACAAGAGTATGCGGCCAAAATCATCAACACCAAGAAGCTGTCTGCCCGAG ATCACCAGAAGCTGGAACGAGAGGCTCGGATCTGCCGCCTCCTGAAGCACCCCAACATCG TGAGGCTCCACGACAGCATCTCCGAAGAGGGCCACCACTACCTGATATTCGACCT GGTCACCGGTGGGGAGCTGTTTGAGGACATCGTGGCCAGAGAGTACTACAGCGAAGCGGATGCCAG CCACTGCATCCAGCAGATCCTGGAGGCTGTCCTGCACTGCCACCAGATGGGGGTGGTCCATCGGGACCTGAAG cccgagaacctgctgctggcctccaAGCTGAAGGGAGCCGCCGTCAAGCTGGCTGACTTCGGCCTCGCCATCGAGGTGGAGGGGGACCAGCAAGCCTGGTTTG GTTTCGCTGGCACCCCGGGATACCTCTCCCCCGAGGTGCTCCGGAAGGATCCCTATGGCAAAGCCGTGGACCTGTGGGCTTGCG GCGTCATCCTGTACATCCTGCTGGTGGGGTACCCGCCCTTCTGGGATGAAGACCAGCACCGCCTGTACCAGCAGATCAAAGCTGGGGCGTACGAT TTCCCCTCCCCTGAATGGGACACGGTCACTCCCGAAGCAAAAGATCTCATCAACAAGATGCTGACCATAAACCCCTCCAAGCGCATCACGGCAGCGGAGGCTCTGAAGCACCCCTGGATATCG CACCGTGCCACCGTGGCCTCATGCATGCACAGGCAGGAGACCGTGGACTGCCTGAAGAAGTTCAATGCCCGGAGGAAGCTAAAG GGAGCCATCCTCACCACCATGCTGGCCACCAGGAACTTCTCCG GAGGCAAGAGCGGTGGCAACAAGAAGAATGACGGCGTGAAG GAATCGTCGGAGAGCACCAACACCACCATCGAGGATGAAGACACCAAAG TGAGGAAGCAAGAAATCATTAAGGTGACAGAGCAGCTGATCGAAGCAATAAGCAACGGCGACTTTGAGTCCTACAC gaAGATGTGTGACCCTGGGATGACTGCCTTCGAGCCTGAGGCTCTGGGGAACCTCGTGGAAGGCCTGGATTTCCACCGATTCTACTTTGAAAACC TGTGGTCCCGGAACAGCAAACCCGTGCACACGACGATCCTGAACCCCCACATCCACCTGATGGGGGACGAGTCGGCCTGCATCGCCTACATCCGCATCACGCAGTACGTGGACGCGGGGGGCATCCCCCGCACGGCCCAGTCCGAGGAGACCCGCATCTGGCACCGCCGCGACGGCAAATGGCAAATCGTCCACTTCCACAGATCCGGCGCGCCCTCCGTCCTACCGCA CTGA
- the CAMK2A gene encoding calcium/calmodulin-dependent protein kinase type II subunit alpha isoform X1 — protein MATITCNRFTEEYQLFEELGKGAFSIVRRCVKVLAGQEYAAKIINTKKLSARDHQKLEREARICRLLKHPNIVRLHDSISEEGHHYLIFDLVTGGELFEDIVAREYYSEADASHCIQQILEAVLHCHQMGVVHRDLKPENLLLASKLKGAAVKLADFGLAIEVEGDQQAWFGFAGTPGYLSPEVLRKDPYGKAVDLWACGVILYILLVGYPPFWDEDQHRLYQQIKAGAYDFPSPEWDTVTPEAKDLINKMLTINPSKRITAAEALKHPWISHRATVASCMHRQETVDCLKKFNARRKLKGAILTTMLATRNFSGGKSGGNKKNDGVKKRKSSSSVQLMESSESTNTTIEDEDTKVRKQEIIKVTEQLIEAISNGDFESYTKMCDPGMTAFEPEALGNLVEGLDFHRFYFENLWSRNSKPVHTTILNPHIHLMGDESACIAYIRITQYVDAGGIPRTAQSEETRIWHRRDGKWQIVHFHRSGAPSVLPH, from the exons ATGGCCACCATCACCTGCAACCGCTTCACCGAGGAGTACCAGCTCTTTGAGGAACTGGGCAA GGGCGCTTTCTCCATCGTCCGGAGATGCGTGAAGGTGTTGGCAGGACAAGAGTATGCGGCCAAAATCATCAACACCAAGAAGCTGTCTGCCCGAG ATCACCAGAAGCTGGAACGAGAGGCTCGGATCTGCCGCCTCCTGAAGCACCCCAACATCG TGAGGCTCCACGACAGCATCTCCGAAGAGGGCCACCACTACCTGATATTCGACCT GGTCACCGGTGGGGAGCTGTTTGAGGACATCGTGGCCAGAGAGTACTACAGCGAAGCGGATGCCAG CCACTGCATCCAGCAGATCCTGGAGGCTGTCCTGCACTGCCACCAGATGGGGGTGGTCCATCGGGACCTGAAG cccgagaacctgctgctggcctccaAGCTGAAGGGAGCCGCCGTCAAGCTGGCTGACTTCGGCCTCGCCATCGAGGTGGAGGGGGACCAGCAAGCCTGGTTTG GTTTCGCTGGCACCCCGGGATACCTCTCCCCCGAGGTGCTCCGGAAGGATCCCTATGGCAAAGCCGTGGACCTGTGGGCTTGCG GCGTCATCCTGTACATCCTGCTGGTGGGGTACCCGCCCTTCTGGGATGAAGACCAGCACCGCCTGTACCAGCAGATCAAAGCTGGGGCGTACGAT TTCCCCTCCCCTGAATGGGACACGGTCACTCCCGAAGCAAAAGATCTCATCAACAAGATGCTGACCATAAACCCCTCCAAGCGCATCACGGCAGCGGAGGCTCTGAAGCACCCCTGGATATCG CACCGTGCCACCGTGGCCTCATGCATGCACAGGCAGGAGACCGTGGACTGCCTGAAGAAGTTCAATGCCCGGAGGAAGCTAAAG GGAGCCATCCTCACCACCATGCTGGCCACCAGGAACTTCTCCG GAGGCAAGAGCGGTGGCAACAAGAAGAATGACGGCGTGAAG aaaagaaagTCCAGTTCCAGCGTTCAGTTAATG GAATCGTCGGAGAGCACCAACACCACCATCGAGGATGAAGACACCAAAG TGAGGAAGCAAGAAATCATTAAGGTGACAGAGCAGCTGATCGAAGCAATAAGCAACGGCGACTTTGAGTCCTACAC gaAGATGTGTGACCCTGGGATGACTGCCTTCGAGCCTGAGGCTCTGGGGAACCTCGTGGAAGGCCTGGATTTCCACCGATTCTACTTTGAAAACC TGTGGTCCCGGAACAGCAAACCCGTGCACACGACGATCCTGAACCCCCACATCCACCTGATGGGGGACGAGTCGGCCTGCATCGCCTACATCCGCATCACGCAGTACGTGGACGCGGGGGGCATCCCCCGCACGGCCCAGTCCGAGGAGACCCGCATCTGGCACCGCCGCGACGGCAAATGGCAAATCGTCCACTTCCACAGATCCGGCGCGCCCTCCGTCCTACCGCA CTGA
- the CAMK2A gene encoding calcium/calmodulin-dependent protein kinase type II subunit alpha isoform X2 yields the protein MATITCNRFTEEYQLFEELGKGAFSIVRRCVKVLAGQEYAAKIINTKKLSARDHQKLEREARICRLLKHPNIVRLHDSISEEGHHYLIFDLVTGGELFEDIVAREYYSEADASHCIQQILEAVLHCHQMGVVHRDLKPENLLLASKLKGAAVKLADFGLAIEVEGDQQAWFGFAGTPGYLSPEVLRKDPYGKAVDLWACGVILYILLVGYPPFWDEDQHRLYQQIKAGAYDFPSPEWDTVTPEAKDLINKMLTINPSKRITAAEALKHPWISHRATVASCMHRQETVDCLKKFNARRKLKGAILTTMLATRNFSGGKSGGNKKNDGVKKRKSSSSVQLMESSESTNTTIEDEDTKVRKQEIIKVTEQLIEAISNGDFESYTKMCDPGMTAFEPEALGNLVEGLDFHRFYFENLWSRNSKPVHTTILNPHIHLMGDESACIAYIRITQYVDAGGIPRTAQSEETRIWHRRDGKWQIVHFHRSGAPSVLPQ from the exons ATGGCCACCATCACCTGCAACCGCTTCACCGAGGAGTACCAGCTCTTTGAGGAACTGGGCAA GGGCGCTTTCTCCATCGTCCGGAGATGCGTGAAGGTGTTGGCAGGACAAGAGTATGCGGCCAAAATCATCAACACCAAGAAGCTGTCTGCCCGAG ATCACCAGAAGCTGGAACGAGAGGCTCGGATCTGCCGCCTCCTGAAGCACCCCAACATCG TGAGGCTCCACGACAGCATCTCCGAAGAGGGCCACCACTACCTGATATTCGACCT GGTCACCGGTGGGGAGCTGTTTGAGGACATCGTGGCCAGAGAGTACTACAGCGAAGCGGATGCCAG CCACTGCATCCAGCAGATCCTGGAGGCTGTCCTGCACTGCCACCAGATGGGGGTGGTCCATCGGGACCTGAAG cccgagaacctgctgctggcctccaAGCTGAAGGGAGCCGCCGTCAAGCTGGCTGACTTCGGCCTCGCCATCGAGGTGGAGGGGGACCAGCAAGCCTGGTTTG GTTTCGCTGGCACCCCGGGATACCTCTCCCCCGAGGTGCTCCGGAAGGATCCCTATGGCAAAGCCGTGGACCTGTGGGCTTGCG GCGTCATCCTGTACATCCTGCTGGTGGGGTACCCGCCCTTCTGGGATGAAGACCAGCACCGCCTGTACCAGCAGATCAAAGCTGGGGCGTACGAT TTCCCCTCCCCTGAATGGGACACGGTCACTCCCGAAGCAAAAGATCTCATCAACAAGATGCTGACCATAAACCCCTCCAAGCGCATCACGGCAGCGGAGGCTCTGAAGCACCCCTGGATATCG CACCGTGCCACCGTGGCCTCATGCATGCACAGGCAGGAGACCGTGGACTGCCTGAAGAAGTTCAATGCCCGGAGGAAGCTAAAG GGAGCCATCCTCACCACCATGCTGGCCACCAGGAACTTCTCCG GAGGCAAGAGCGGTGGCAACAAGAAGAATGACGGCGTGAAG aaaagaaagTCCAGTTCCAGCGTTCAGTTAATG GAATCGTCGGAGAGCACCAACACCACCATCGAGGATGAAGACACCAAAG TGAGGAAGCAAGAAATCATTAAGGTGACAGAGCAGCTGATCGAAGCAATAAGCAACGGCGACTTTGAGTCCTACAC gaAGATGTGTGACCCTGGGATGACTGCCTTCGAGCCTGAGGCTCTGGGGAACCTCGTGGAAGGCCTGGATTTCCACCGATTCTACTTTGAAAACC TGTGGTCCCGGAACAGCAAACCCGTGCACACGACGATCCTGAACCCCCACATCCACCTGATGGGGGACGAGTCGGCCTGCATCGCCTACATCCGCATCACGCAGTACGTGGACGCGGGGGGCATCCCCCGCACGGCCCAGTCCGAGGAGACCCGCATCTGGCACCGCCGCGACGGCAAATGGCAAATCGTCCACTTCCACAGATCCGGCGCGCCCTCCGTCCTACCGCAGTAA
- the CAMK2A gene encoding calcium/calmodulin-dependent protein kinase type II subunit alpha isoform X4, translated as MATITCNRFTEEYQLFEELGKGAFSIVRRCVKVLAGQEYAAKIINTKKLSARDHQKLEREARICRLLKHPNIVRLHDSISEEGHHYLIFDLVTGGELFEDIVAREYYSEADASHCIQQILEAVLHCHQMGVVHRDLKPENLLLASKLKGAAVKLADFGLAIEVEGDQQAWFGFAGTPGYLSPEVLRKDPYGKAVDLWACGVILYILLVGYPPFWDEDQHRLYQQIKAGAYDFPSPEWDTVTPEAKDLINKMLTINPSKRITAAEALKHPWISHRATVASCMHRQETVDCLKKFNARRKLKGAILTTMLATRNFSGGKSGGNKKNDGVKESSESTNTTIEDEDTKVRKQEIIKVTEQLIEAISNGDFESYTKMCDPGMTAFEPEALGNLVEGLDFHRFYFENLWSRNSKPVHTTILNPHIHLMGDESACIAYIRITQYVDAGGIPRTAQSEETRIWHRRDGKWQIVHFHRSGAPSVLPQ; from the exons ATGGCCACCATCACCTGCAACCGCTTCACCGAGGAGTACCAGCTCTTTGAGGAACTGGGCAA GGGCGCTTTCTCCATCGTCCGGAGATGCGTGAAGGTGTTGGCAGGACAAGAGTATGCGGCCAAAATCATCAACACCAAGAAGCTGTCTGCCCGAG ATCACCAGAAGCTGGAACGAGAGGCTCGGATCTGCCGCCTCCTGAAGCACCCCAACATCG TGAGGCTCCACGACAGCATCTCCGAAGAGGGCCACCACTACCTGATATTCGACCT GGTCACCGGTGGGGAGCTGTTTGAGGACATCGTGGCCAGAGAGTACTACAGCGAAGCGGATGCCAG CCACTGCATCCAGCAGATCCTGGAGGCTGTCCTGCACTGCCACCAGATGGGGGTGGTCCATCGGGACCTGAAG cccgagaacctgctgctggcctccaAGCTGAAGGGAGCCGCCGTCAAGCTGGCTGACTTCGGCCTCGCCATCGAGGTGGAGGGGGACCAGCAAGCCTGGTTTG GTTTCGCTGGCACCCCGGGATACCTCTCCCCCGAGGTGCTCCGGAAGGATCCCTATGGCAAAGCCGTGGACCTGTGGGCTTGCG GCGTCATCCTGTACATCCTGCTGGTGGGGTACCCGCCCTTCTGGGATGAAGACCAGCACCGCCTGTACCAGCAGATCAAAGCTGGGGCGTACGAT TTCCCCTCCCCTGAATGGGACACGGTCACTCCCGAAGCAAAAGATCTCATCAACAAGATGCTGACCATAAACCCCTCCAAGCGCATCACGGCAGCGGAGGCTCTGAAGCACCCCTGGATATCG CACCGTGCCACCGTGGCCTCATGCATGCACAGGCAGGAGACCGTGGACTGCCTGAAGAAGTTCAATGCCCGGAGGAAGCTAAAG GGAGCCATCCTCACCACCATGCTGGCCACCAGGAACTTCTCCG GAGGCAAGAGCGGTGGCAACAAGAAGAATGACGGCGTGAAG GAATCGTCGGAGAGCACCAACACCACCATCGAGGATGAAGACACCAAAG TGAGGAAGCAAGAAATCATTAAGGTGACAGAGCAGCTGATCGAAGCAATAAGCAACGGCGACTTTGAGTCCTACAC gaAGATGTGTGACCCTGGGATGACTGCCTTCGAGCCTGAGGCTCTGGGGAACCTCGTGGAAGGCCTGGATTTCCACCGATTCTACTTTGAAAACC TGTGGTCCCGGAACAGCAAACCCGTGCACACGACGATCCTGAACCCCCACATCCACCTGATGGGGGACGAGTCGGCCTGCATCGCCTACATCCGCATCACGCAGTACGTGGACGCGGGGGGCATCCCCCGCACGGCCCAGTCCGAGGAGACCCGCATCTGGCACCGCCGCGACGGCAAATGGCAAATCGTCCACTTCCACAGATCCGGCGCGCCCTCCGTCCTACCGCAGTAA